Proteins encoded in a region of the Methanobrevibacter millerae genome:
- a CDS encoding ABC transporter permease, giving the protein MFDTINEKKFLLKQLVKRDLTSKYKDSVLGVVWSFINPLCIMLIFTAIFSVLFRFQIKNFPVYFLSGRVIFDFFIAATQGAMYSIRGNASILKKIYVPRYMFAIGSISYEFINFLISLVILFGVMAITGAPFQITTIFAIIPIFLLFLMIIGVGLILAVFNTYFSDVGHMYSIFTLLLMYASALFYPMEIVPANIQMIFSLNPLYAAIICFRDCVMYGVFPEISVLLYLAIFSVMLFAVGFLVFRIHEKKLLLEL; this is encoded by the coding sequence ATGTTTGATACAATTAATGAAAAAAAATTTTTATTAAAACAGTTGGTTAAACGGGATTTAACTTCCAAATATAAAGATTCAGTTTTAGGTGTTGTTTGGAGTTTTATAAATCCTTTATGTATAATGCTTATATTTACAGCTATTTTTTCAGTGTTATTTAGATTTCAAATTAAAAATTTTCCAGTTTATTTTTTATCAGGTAGGGTTATTTTTGATTTCTTTATTGCAGCAACTCAAGGTGCGATGTATTCAATTAGGGGCAATGCATCTATTTTGAAAAAAATTTATGTTCCAAGATATATGTTTGCAATTGGATCAATTTCTTATGAATTTATAAATTTTTTAATATCTTTGGTTATATTATTTGGGGTTATGGCTATTACTGGTGCTCCATTTCAAATTACTACAATTTTTGCAATTATTCCAATATTTTTGTTATTTTTAATGATAATTGGTGTTGGATTAATATTGGCAGTATTTAATACGTATTTTTCTGATGTTGGACATATGTATTCAATATTTACTTTATTATTGATGTATGCATCTGCATTATTTTATCCTATGGAAATTGTACCTGCTAATATTCAGATGATTTTTTCATTAAATCCATTGTATGCTGCTATTATTTGTTTTAGAGATTGTGTAATGTATGGGGTATTTCCAGAAATTTCTGTTTTATTATACTTAGCAATATTTTCCGTTATGCTTTTTGCAGTAGGATTTTTAGTATTCAGAATTCATGAGAAAAAATTATTATTAGAATTATGA
- the rplJ gene encoding 50S ribosomal protein L16 — protein sequence MVRAYTRRDYIRKTPNSRIVQYDMGNLKDEFPVSVSLAVKKPAQIRHNSLEAARIASNRLMQRAAGRLGYHLKLRVYPHQIVRENPMATGAGADRVQSGMRNAFGKPISVEAIVKKDQKIITIDVQEKNFEDAKLALKRAGMKLPVPCKIVVDKGQELIK from the coding sequence ATGGTTCGTGCTTATACAAGAAGAGATTATATTAGAAAAACCCCAAATTCAAGAATCGTGCAATACGATATGGGTAATTTAAAAGATGAATTTCCAGTTTCAGTCAGTTTAGCTGTTAAAAAACCAGCTCAAATTAGACACAACTCCTTAGAAGCAGCTCGTATTGCTTCAAACAGATTAATGCAAAGAGCAGCTGGAAGATTAGGATACCACTTAAAATTAAGAGTATATCCTCATCAAATTGTAAGGGAAAACCCAATGGCAACCGGTGCAGGTGCGGATAGGGTACAATCAGGTATGAGAAATGCTTTTGGAAAACCAATCAGTGTTGAAGCTATTGTTAAAAAAGATCAAAAAATCATCACTATTGATGTCCAAGAGAAAAACTTTGAAGATGCTAAATTAGCATTAAAAAGGGCAGGTATGAAATTACCTGTACCTTGTAAAATTGTTGTCGACAAAGGTCAGGAATTAATTAAATAA
- a CDS encoding KEOPS complex subunit Pcc1: MKVKSKIELKFKTSKDAEIIYNTLEVDNENFLDSKIENNTITYEINNESLTTTLATIDDLIACEILSEKITSIEK, from the coding sequence ATGAAAGTTAAAAGCAAAATCGAATTGAAATTTAAGACATCAAAAGATGCTGAAATCATATATAATACCCTCGAAGTTGACAATGAAAACTTTTTAGATTCCAAAATAGAAAACAACACAATAACCTATGAAATAAACAATGAATCATTGACCACCACATTAGCAACAATTGATGATTTGATAGCTTGTGAAATTTTATCTGAAAAAATCACATCAATTGAAAAATAA
- a CDS encoding KEOPS complex subunit Pcc1 encodes MKVKSKIELKFKTQKDAEIIYKTLEVDNENFLDSKLENDTITYTIDNESLTTTLATIDDLIACEILSEKITSIK; translated from the coding sequence ATGAAAGTGAAAAGCAAAATCGAACTGAAATTTAAAACACAAAAAGATGCTGAAATCATCTACAAAACTCTTGAAGTTGACAATGAAAACTTTTTAGATTCAAAATTAGAAAATGACACCATCACATACACCATAGACAATGAATCTTTAACAACAACTCTTGCAACCATTGATGATTTGATTGCATGTGAAATATTATCCGAAAAAATCACTTCAATTAAATAA